One region of uncultured Sulfurimonas sp. genomic DNA includes:
- a CDS encoding sulfate adenylyltransferase, protein MTSSRKNKTLLIDKEAASALELLKDGLLEPATSLMNFKQSQIVLETGLIDGKTFPFPFILAPSGKKNAEVLKSLEVGEEISILFKGEPFATLIVDEVFHIDPSDRIKHIYGTDDISHPGVQATMNRLGPLAVSGDYELINKSNDNNKKIIQEAKELVDAKHTTSLVMAANPLHRAHEKLIRQALENTDLLVIFLLKASSESNLNYEIRKESLEFFINNFLTKNHVVVVPLENSYIFAGYNEIIIDAIVAKNYGCDRLTIGRNHAGLGMFYDCNSNKSIIDRVVGIDIDINVASEYVYCDKCTTLVSKSTCPHGQHHQISYHSDSILELLELGLLPPTILIRKEISAQILSKLFPKRFKNLEKLYYDILPVEGLLEEHTERDFYLELMKLYQTTSLT, encoded by the coding sequence ATGACATCATCAAGAAAAAATAAAACTCTTCTAATTGATAAAGAAGCAGCATCTGCCTTAGAGTTACTAAAAGATGGATTACTAGAACCTGCTACTTCTTTGATGAATTTTAAACAGAGTCAAATCGTTTTAGAAACAGGACTCATTGATGGAAAAACTTTTCCTTTTCCATTTATATTGGCACCATCAGGTAAAAAAAATGCAGAAGTTTTAAAAAGTTTAGAAGTAGGTGAAGAAATTTCTATCCTTTTTAAAGGTGAACCATTTGCTACTCTAATAGTAGATGAAGTCTTTCACATAGACCCAAGCGATAGAATCAAGCATATATATGGAACAGACGATATTAGTCATCCTGGTGTTCAAGCAACGATGAACAGACTCGGACCTCTTGCTGTTTCTGGAGATTATGAACTTATAAATAAATCTAATGATAACAACAAAAAAATAATTCAAGAAGCGAAAGAACTCGTAGATGCTAAGCATACGACATCTCTTGTAATGGCTGCAAATCCTCTTCATCGTGCTCATGAGAAACTAATTCGTCAAGCACTTGAAAACACTGATTTGCTGGTTATATTTTTACTAAAAGCATCTAGTGAATCAAATCTTAATTATGAAATAAGAAAAGAGTCCTTAGAGTTTTTTATAAACAACTTCTTAACTAAAAATCATGTAGTTGTTGTTCCTTTGGAAAATAGCTATATTTTTGCAGGTTATAATGAAATTATCATAGATGCTATTGTTGCAAAAAATTATGGCTGTGATAGACTTACAATTGGACGAAATCATGCTGGTCTTGGTATGTTTTATGATTGTAACTCAAATAAATCTATAATCGATAGAGTGGTTGGAATAGATATAGATATAAATGTAGCAAGTGAGTATGTTTACTGCGATAAATGTACAACTCTTGTTAGCAAAAGCACTTGTCCTCATGGACAACACCATCAAATATCTTACCATTCAGATTCTATATTAGAGCTTTTAGAACTTGGTTTACTACCGCCAACAATTCTTATTAGAAAAGAAATATCTGCTCAAATTCTCTCTAAATTATTTCCAAAAAGATTTAAAAACTTAGAAAAACTATACTATGATATATTGCCAGTAGAGGGTCTTTTAGAAGAACATACAGAAAGAGATTTTTACCTTGAG